In Lactococcus paracarnosus, a genomic segment contains:
- a CDS encoding helix-turn-helix domain-containing protein — protein MADNRKLYFIQNFGNNVAKLRKEKNIKQEALAEYVGISKNAISKIEQGTSYPSFANLDKIAEFFKTTPTQLFGTELEIQLEISEKNIDEYEKKASTILKANKAFYDLHKDITKYADPDLDYTLSVLGNAVAGKSAVDSLYKEITSNTDPDLDYTLSVLENAIASKNAVDSLYKEITSNTDPDLDYTLSVLENAIASKNAVDNLYKEIKRNTDPDFNLALNTSNNKDDKAE, from the coding sequence ATGGCGGATAATCGCAAATTATATTTTATTCAAAACTTCGGTAATAATGTTGCTAAATTACGGAAAGAAAAAAACATTAAGCAAGAGGCTTTAGCAGAATATGTTGGTATCAGTAAAAATGCAATTTCAAAAATAGAGCAAGGTACATCATATCCTTCATTTGCTAATTTAGACAAAATAGCAGAATTTTTTAAAACCACGCCAACTCAATTATTTGGTACAGAATTAGAAATTCAACTTGAGATTAGTGAAAAGAACATTGATGAGTATGAAAAAAAAGCAAGTACAATTTTAAAAGCTAATAAGGCATTTTACGATTTACATAAGGACATTACAAAGTATGCAGACCCAGATTTAGACTATACTCTTTCAGTTCTCGGAAATGCAGTAGCTGGTAAAAGTGCAGTTGATAGTTTATATAAGGAAATTACAAGCAATACCGACCCAGATTTAGACTATACTCTTTCAGTTCTCGAAAATGCAATAGCTAGTAAAAATGCAGTCGATAGTTTATATAAGGAAATTACAAGCAATACTGACCCAGATTTAGACTATACTCTTTCAGTTCTCGAAAATGCAATAGCTAGTAAAAATGCAGTTGATAATTTATATAAGGAAATTAAAAGAAATACTGACCCAGATTTCAATTTAGCACTTAATACTTCTAATAATAAAGATGATAAAGCTGAATGA